A section of the Pseudomonas sp. FP453 genome encodes:
- the ettA gene encoding energy-dependent translational throttle protein EttA, with amino-acid sequence MAQYVFTMHRLGKVVPPKREILKNISLSFFPGAKIGVLGLNGSGKSTLLKIMAGVDTEFEGEARPMPELNIGYLPQEPILDPTKTVREVVEEAVAVIKNAQARLDEVYAAYADEDADFDKLAAEQAKLEAILQAGDGHNLERQLEVAADALRLPAWDAKVEFLSGGEKRRVALCRLLLSAPDMLLLDEPTNHLDADSVAWLEHFLHDFPGTVVAITHDRYFLDNVAGWILELDRGAGIPYEGNYSGWLEAKSDRLAAESKQQSAHEKAMKEELEWVRKGAKARQSKSKARLQRFEEMQSQEFQKRSETNEIYIPAGPRLGDKVIEFKNVSKGYGDRVLIDNLSFSMPKGAIVGVIGGNGAGKSTLFRMLMGKETPDSGSIEIGETVQLACVDQSREDLDGSKTVFQQISDGSDQIRIGNYEIPSRTYVGRFNFKGGDQQKFVKDLSGGERGRLHLALTLKEGGNVLLLDEPSNDLDVETLRSLEEALLDFPGAAIVISHDRWFLDRVATHILAYEDDSQAVFFEGNYTEYEADRKKRLGDAAAQPHRVRHKKLA; translated from the coding sequence ATGGCTCAATACGTCTTCACCATGCATCGGCTGGGAAAAGTTGTTCCGCCGAAGCGGGAAATCCTGAAAAACATTTCGCTGTCCTTCTTCCCTGGCGCCAAGATCGGCGTGCTCGGCCTCAACGGTTCGGGTAAGTCCACGCTGCTGAAAATCATGGCCGGCGTCGATACCGAGTTCGAAGGCGAAGCCCGCCCGATGCCCGAGCTGAACATCGGTTACCTGCCGCAAGAGCCGATCCTGGACCCGACCAAGACCGTGCGCGAAGTGGTGGAAGAAGCCGTCGCCGTGATCAAGAACGCCCAGGCGCGCCTGGACGAGGTCTACGCGGCTTACGCTGACGAAGACGCCGACTTCGACAAGCTGGCCGCTGAACAGGCCAAGCTCGAAGCGATCCTGCAGGCGGGCGATGGCCACAACCTGGAGCGCCAGCTCGAAGTGGCCGCCGACGCCCTGCGCCTGCCGGCGTGGGACGCCAAGGTCGAATTCCTGTCCGGTGGCGAGAAGCGTCGTGTGGCCCTGTGCCGCCTGCTGCTGTCGGCCCCCGACATGCTGCTGCTCGACGAACCGACCAACCACTTGGACGCCGATTCCGTCGCCTGGCTGGAACATTTCCTCCACGACTTCCCGGGCACCGTGGTAGCGATCACGCACGACCGGTACTTCCTGGACAACGTTGCCGGCTGGATCCTCGAGCTCGACCGTGGCGCCGGTATCCCTTACGAGGGCAACTACTCCGGTTGGCTGGAAGCCAAGTCCGACCGTCTGGCCGCCGAATCCAAGCAGCAATCGGCCCACGAAAAAGCCATGAAGGAAGAACTGGAGTGGGTGCGCAAAGGCGCCAAGGCCCGCCAGTCGAAATCCAAGGCACGTCTGCAACGCTTCGAAGAAATGCAATCGCAGGAATTCCAGAAGCGTTCGGAAACCAACGAGATCTACATCCCGGCCGGTCCGCGCCTGGGTGACAAGGTCATCGAGTTCAAGAACGTGTCCAAAGGCTATGGCGACCGCGTGCTGATCGACAACCTGTCGTTCTCCATGCCAAAAGGCGCGATCGTCGGCGTTATTGGTGGTAACGGTGCGGGTAAATCCACACTGTTCCGCATGCTGATGGGCAAGGAAACCCCGGACTCCGGCAGCATCGAGATCGGCGAAACCGTGCAACTGGCCTGTGTGGACCAGAGCCGCGAAGACCTCGACGGCAGCAAGACCGTGTTCCAGCAGATTTCCGACGGTTCCGACCAGATCCGCATCGGCAACTATGAAATCCCGTCGCGTACCTATGTTGGTCGTTTCAACTTCAAGGGGGGCGACCAGCAGAAGTTCGTCAAGGACCTGTCCGGTGGTGAGCGCGGTCGCTTGCACCTGGCCCTGACCTTGAAAGAGGGCGGCAACGTCCTGCTGCTCGACGAACCGTCCAACGACCTCGACGTTGAAACCCTGCGTTCCCTGGAAGAGGCCCTGCTGGACTTCCCGGGCGCCGCCATTGTGATCTCTCACGATCGGTGGTTCCTTGACCGTGTCGCGACCCACATCCTGGCGTACGAAGACGACTCGCAAGCGGTGTTCTTCGAAGGTAACTACACCGAGTATGAAGCGGACCGTAAGAAGCGCTTGGGCGATGCTGCTGCCCAGCCGCACCGCGTGCGTCACAAAAAACTGGCCTGA
- a CDS encoding Lon protease family protein — translation MPDPVAASLRLAPEALTRPFSAEQFSFSTTNDLEPFRGVLGQERAVEALQFGVAMPRPGYNVFVMGEPGTGRFSFVKRYLKAEGKRLQTPSDWVYVNNFDEPREPRALELPGGAAAAFINDINGLVDNLTATFPAVFEHPTYQQRKSAIDRAFNQRYDKALDVIERLALEKDVALYRDSSNIAFTPMLDGKALDEAEFSQLPEADRERFHTDISELEERLNEELASLPQWKRESNNQLRQFNEETITLALQPLLAPLSEKYAENAAVCGYLQAMQVYLLKTVVEQLVDDAKTDAQARKLLEEQYCPSLVVGHPVNGGAPVVFEPHPTYDNLFGRIEYSTDQGALYTTYRQLRPGALHRANGGFLILEAEKMLSEPFVWDALKRSLQSRKLKMESPLGELGRLATVTLNPQMIPLQVKVIIIGSRQLYYALQDADPDFQEMFRVLVDFDEDIPMVDESLEQFAQLLKTRTSEEGMAPLTSDAVARLATYSARLAEHQGRLSARIGDLFQLVSEADFIRHLAGDEMTDAGHIERALKAKATRTGRVSARILDDMLAGVILIDTDGAAVGKCNGLTVLEVGDSAFGVPARISATVYPGGSGIVDIEREVNLGQPIHSKGVMILTGYLGSRYAQEFPLAISASIALEQSYGYVDGDSASLGEACTLISALSKTPLKQCFAITGSINQFGEVQAVGGVNEKIEGFFRLCEARGLTGEQGAIIPQANVATLMLDEKVLQAVRAGQFHIYAVRQADEALSLLVGEPAGAPDAEGQFPEGSVNARVVERLRVIAEMISEEDLKEAEKELAQQALAEAKPT, via the coding sequence ATGCCTGATCCTGTTGCTGCCAGCTTGCGTCTAGCGCCCGAAGCGCTGACTCGCCCTTTCTCCGCTGAACAGTTCAGCTTCTCGACCACCAATGATTTGGAGCCCTTTCGCGGTGTGCTTGGCCAGGAACGTGCGGTTGAAGCGTTGCAGTTCGGTGTGGCCATGCCACGCCCCGGTTACAACGTGTTTGTCATGGGCGAGCCGGGCACTGGCCGCTTCTCGTTCGTCAAACGCTACCTGAAGGCTGAAGGCAAACGCCTGCAGACCCCGTCGGACTGGGTCTACGTGAACAATTTCGATGAGCCGCGCGAACCCCGCGCCCTGGAATTGCCCGGCGGCGCTGCGGCGGCGTTCATCAACGACATCAACGGGTTGGTCGACAACCTGACGGCCACCTTTCCGGCGGTCTTCGAACACCCCACTTACCAGCAACGCAAAAGTGCCATCGACCGCGCCTTCAACCAGCGTTACGACAAGGCCCTGGACGTGATCGAGCGCCTGGCCCTGGAAAAGGACGTGGCGCTCTACCGCGACAGCTCCAACATCGCGTTCACGCCGATGCTCGACGGCAAGGCCCTGGACGAGGCGGAGTTCTCCCAGCTGCCGGAAGCCGACCGCGAGCGTTTCCACACGGATATTTCCGAGCTGGAAGAGCGTCTCAACGAGGAGCTGGCCAGCCTGCCGCAGTGGAAGCGTGAGTCCAACAACCAACTGCGCCAGTTCAACGAAGAAACCATCACCCTGGCCCTACAGCCTTTGCTCGCGCCGCTGTCGGAAAAATACGCGGAAAACGCCGCCGTCTGCGGTTACCTGCAAGCCATGCAGGTGTACCTGCTCAAGACCGTGGTCGAGCAATTGGTGGACGACGCCAAGACCGACGCCCAGGCGCGCAAGTTGCTCGAAGAGCAATACTGCCCAAGCCTGGTGGTGGGCCATCCGGTCAACGGCGGCGCGCCCGTGGTGTTCGAACCGCACCCGACCTACGACAACCTGTTCGGCCGTATCGAATACAGCACCGACCAGGGCGCGCTCTACACCACCTATCGCCAGTTGCGCCCGGGCGCTTTGCACCGCGCCAACGGTGGTTTCCTGATCCTTGAAGCCGAGAAAATGCTCAGCGAGCCGTTTGTGTGGGACGCCCTCAAGCGCTCCCTGCAATCGCGCAAGCTGAAGATGGAATCGCCGCTGGGCGAGCTGGGCCGCCTGGCCACCGTGACCCTCAACCCGCAGATGATCCCGTTGCAGGTCAAGGTGATCATCATTGGCTCGCGCCAGTTGTACTACGCGTTGCAGGACGCCGACCCGGACTTCCAGGAGATGTTCCGCGTGCTGGTGGACTTCGACGAAGACATCCCGATGGTGGACGAAAGCCTGGAGCAGTTCGCGCAGTTGCTCAAGACCCGCACCTCGGAAGAAGGCATGGCGCCGCTGACCTCGGATGCGGTGGCGCGGTTGGCCACCTACAGCGCACGGTTGGCGGAGCATCAGGGCCGTTTGTCGGCGCGTATCGGTGATTTGTTCCAGCTGGTGAGCGAGGCGGATTTCATTCGCCACCTGGCCGGCGACGAGATGACCGATGCCGGGCACATCGAGCGTGCGCTCAAGGCCAAGGCCACCCGTACCGGGCGTGTGTCGGCGCGGATTCTCGACGACATGCTCGCCGGGGTGATCCTGATCGACACCGACGGTGCCGCGGTGGGCAAGTGCAACGGGCTGACGGTGCTGGAAGTCGGTGACTCGGCCTTTGGCGTGCCGGCGCGGATTTCCGCCACGGTGTACCCGGGCGGCAGCGGTATTGTCGACATCGAGCGTGAGGTCAACCTCGGCCAGCCGATTCACTCCAAGGGCGTGATGATCCTCACCGGTTACCTCGGTAGCCGTTATGCCCAGGAATTCCCGCTGGCGATCTCGGCGAGCATCGCGCTGGAACAGTCCTACGGTTACGTGGACGGTGACAGTGCGTCGCTGGGCGAGGCGTGCACCTTGATCTCGGCCCTGTCGAAAACGCCGCTAAAGCAGTGCTTTGCCATCACCGGTTCGATCAACCAGTTTGGTGAAGTGCAGGCGGTGGGCGGGGTCAACGAGAAGATCGAAGGTTTCTTCCGCCTGTGCGAAGCGCGCGGTTTGACCGGCGAGCAGGGGGCGATCATTCCCCAGGCCAACGTGGCCACGCTGATGCTTGATGAGAAGGTGTTGCAGGCGGTACGCGCCGGGCAATTCCATATCTATGCGGTGCGCCAGGCGGATGAAGCCTTGAGCCTGCTGGTGGGCGAGCCGGCCGGTGCGCCGGATGCGGAAGGGCAGTTCCCGGAAGGCTCGGTCAATGCGCGGGTGGTTGAGCGTTTGCGGGTGATTGCGGAGATGATCAGTGAGGAAGACCTGAAGGAAGCGGAGAAGGAGCTGGCGCAGCAGGCGCTGGCCGAAGCCAAGCCCACCTGA
- a CDS encoding chorismate mutase has product MAVTCTTLDEVRSNIDRLDQQIVTLLAERGQYVSQAARFKKDTDSVKAPQRVEQVIAKVRNLSNTVGANPDVTEQVYRAMIAAFIQQELAEHAALTT; this is encoded by the coding sequence ATGGCCGTTACCTGCACCACCCTCGACGAAGTCCGCAGCAACATCGACCGCCTCGACCAGCAAATCGTCACCCTGCTCGCCGAACGCGGCCAATACGTCTCCCAAGCCGCTCGCTTCAAAAAAGACACCGACAGCGTCAAGGCCCCGCAGCGGGTTGAACAGGTCATCGCCAAAGTGCGCAACCTGTCCAATACCGTGGGCGCCAACCCGGACGTCACCGAACAGGTCTATCGCGCCATGATTGCGGCATTTATCCAGCAGGAGCTGGCTGAGCATGCGGCTTTGACGACATAA
- a CDS encoding GreA/GreB family elongation factor — protein sequence MSRAFVNEDNAAAQADQPVERQVSGQPNRVTAQGLAQLQAKVAQLQHAYSLESAKGDKQRQADLERDLRYFNLRVLSALVVPPATSSEKVQIGSWVTFANEQDAQQRIQLVGEDQADAAAGLINWGSPLGRALLGAQVGDEVLWKRPVGDQLIEVLRIDPEV from the coding sequence ATGAGCCGAGCTTTTGTGAATGAGGACAACGCCGCCGCCCAGGCTGATCAGCCGGTGGAGCGTCAGGTCAGTGGTCAGCCCAACCGTGTCACTGCGCAAGGGTTGGCGCAGTTGCAAGCCAAGGTTGCACAGTTGCAGCACGCCTACAGCCTCGAATCAGCCAAAGGCGATAAACAACGCCAGGCCGACCTGGAGCGGGACTTGCGCTACTTCAACCTGCGGGTGCTGAGCGCCCTGGTCGTACCGCCGGCCACCTCCAGCGAGAAGGTGCAGATCGGCAGCTGGGTGACTTTCGCCAACGAGCAGGACGCGCAGCAGCGTATTCAGTTGGTCGGTGAGGACCAGGCTGACGCTGCGGCGGGCCTGATCAACTGGGGTTCGCCCCTGGGCCGCGCATTGCTCGGGGCCCAGGTGGGTGACGAGGTGCTGTGGAAACGCCCCGTTGGCGATCAGCTGATCGAAGTGTTGCGCATCGACCCTGAGGTTTAG
- the gdhA gene encoding NADP-specific glutamate dehydrogenase has protein sequence MIESVESFLARLKKRDPDQPEFHQAVEEVLRSLWPFLESNPHYLTSGILERICEPERAITFRVSWVDDHGKVQVNRGFRIQMNSAIGPYKGGLRFHPSVNLGVLKFLAFEQTFKNSLTSLPMGGGKGGSDFDPKGKSDAEVMRFCQSFMSELYRHIGADVDVPAGDIGVGAREIGFLFGQYKRLSNQFTSVLTGKGMTYGGSLIRPEATGFGCVYFAEEMLKRDGLRVEGKRVAVSGSGNVAQYAARKVMDLGGKVISLSDSEGTLYAESGLTEEQWSALLELKNVQRGRISELAERFGLEFRKGQTPWELACDIALPCATQNELDADAARTLLRNGCLCVAEGANMPTTLAAVDIFIEAGILFAPGKASNAGGVAVSGLEMSQNAMRLLWTAGEVDSKLHNIMQSIHHACVHYGEENGRINYVKGANIAGFVKVADAMLAQGIV, from the coding sequence ATGATCGAATCCGTCGAATCCTTCCTTGCCCGCCTGAAGAAACGCGACCCGGACCAGCCAGAATTCCACCAGGCCGTAGAAGAAGTCCTACGCAGCCTGTGGCCGTTTCTGGAGTCCAATCCGCATTACCTGACCTCGGGTATCCTGGAGCGCATCTGCGAGCCGGAACGTGCGATTACCTTCCGGGTGTCGTGGGTGGATGATCATGGCAAGGTCCAGGTCAATCGCGGTTTCCGTATCCAGATGAACAGCGCCATCGGCCCCTACAAAGGCGGCCTGCGCTTCCACCCGTCGGTGAACCTGGGCGTGCTGAAATTCCTCGCCTTCGAGCAGACTTTCAAGAACTCCCTGACCTCGCTGCCCATGGGCGGCGGCAAAGGCGGCTCGGACTTCGACCCCAAGGGCAAGAGCGACGCCGAAGTCATGCGCTTCTGCCAGTCCTTCATGAGCGAACTGTACCGCCACATTGGCGCCGACGTGGACGTACCGGCCGGCGATATCGGCGTGGGTGCCCGCGAGATCGGCTTCCTGTTCGGCCAGTACAAGCGCCTGAGCAACCAGTTCACCTCCGTGCTGACCGGCAAGGGCATGACCTACGGCGGCAGCCTGATCCGCCCGGAGGCCACCGGTTTCGGTTGCGTGTACTTCGCCGAAGAAATGCTCAAGCGCGACGGCCTGCGGGTTGAAGGCAAGCGCGTGGCGGTGTCCGGTTCCGGCAACGTGGCGCAATACGCGGCGCGCAAGGTCATGGACCTGGGCGGCAAAGTGATTTCCCTGTCCGACTCCGAAGGCACCCTGTACGCCGAAAGTGGTTTGACCGAAGAGCAGTGGTCGGCGCTGCTGGAGTTGAAGAACGTCCAGCGTGGTCGCATCAGCGAACTGGCCGAGCGTTTCGGCCTGGAGTTCCGCAAGGGCCAGACCCCGTGGGAGCTGGCCTGCGACATCGCGCTGCCTTGCGCGACCCAGAACGAACTCGACGCCGACGCCGCCCGCACCTTGCTGCGCAACGGCTGCCTCTGCGTGGCCGAAGGCGCCAACATGCCGACCACGCTGGCGGCTGTGGATATCTTTATCGAGGCCGGCATCCTGTTTGCCCCGGGCAAGGCATCCAACGCCGGCGGCGTGGCCGTGAGCGGCCTGGAAATGTCGCAGAACGCCATGCGCCTGCTGTGGACCGCCGGTGAAGTGGACAGCAAGCTGCACAACATCATGCAGTCGATCCACCACGCGTGCGTGCACTACGGCGAAGAAAACGGCCGGATCAACTACGTGAAGGGCGCGAACATCGCCGGCTTTGTGAAAGTGGCCGATGCGATGTTGGCGCAAGGCATCGTCTAA
- a CDS encoding DUF3015 domain-containing protein, producing MKRILLGTLFTVVSLNAMAESPGGPNCGWGNMLFEGQRGTPAHFLASTTNGTSGNATFGMTSGTNGCSTNSALTYGGKSWIAMNGMMNELSEDMAKGNGEALTTYAVVLGVAPEDREHFAAVTHEHFQQIFSKADVTADDVHNNTLSVLKSDARLAKYATQA from the coding sequence ATGAAACGGATCCTTCTCGGTACTCTCTTCACCGTTGTCTCCCTCAATGCAATGGCAGAATCGCCAGGCGGCCCGAACTGCGGTTGGGGCAACATGCTGTTCGAAGGCCAGCGCGGCACGCCAGCCCACTTCCTGGCTTCCACCACCAACGGCACGTCCGGCAACGCCACCTTCGGCATGACCTCGGGCACCAACGGTTGCAGCACCAACAGCGCCCTGACCTATGGCGGCAAGTCCTGGATTGCCATGAATGGCATGATGAACGAGCTGTCCGAAGACATGGCCAAGGGCAATGGCGAAGCGCTGACCACCTACGCGGTGGTACTGGGCGTGGCGCCGGAAGATCGCGAGCACTTCGCGGCCGTGACCCACGAGCACTTCCAGCAGATCTTCAGCAAGGCTGACGTGACCGCTGACGACGTGCACAACAACACCCTGTCTGTACTGAAAAGCGATGCCCGCTTGGCGAAATACGCGACCCAAGCTTAA
- a CDS encoding DUF4105 domain-containing protein: MLKRFAWMALFACAPLYAAPHLDDQRLQQLANDPFWLSLGHYEAGKISGWRSYVSEQKFFLATDGAHHPDAELKATVDALYAPASLGEKHAQCVYPARTRWLKDQLHLTDLPAVDCKEFKQWFKDVAPHSAVMIFPAAYLNSPSSMFGHTLLRIDQADVQRDKTALLSYAINFGAYIEGSDNSILYAWKGLMGGYPGLFALVPYQEKLSEYRSLENRDLWEYRLNLTQVETERMVEHVWELKQIKFDYFFFDENCSYRLLELLQVARPGLRLTEQFPLTAIPTDTVKAVKDAGLVEKIDYRPSRERELLERAKPLDSDEQQWVLKVSDDQKQLQEPAFKALAKDRQALIIDAAYRLGRYRANGLERDPARSQRSFELLRAINQNPAPDLKITPPGLPENGHESRTWQAGIGTRGDKAFGEYGLRMAYHDLNDNAEGFPLGAQIEILQMKLRQYESNHWQLQQLDLATIRSLTPRNALLQPLSWQVTGGLERVPGKHDDETLVAHVNGGAGGTWQLRDDMLGFALGTVRVEHNNDFNEAISPAAGFNTGVLWRNPLGNLSLEAKGDFFTNGEVRRSLSLNQQWELSRNLGVRLSAQREYSHLSTPVNEVMLEVKWYHY; the protein is encoded by the coding sequence ATGCTCAAACGCTTTGCCTGGATGGCACTCTTCGCCTGCGCCCCGCTGTACGCGGCCCCGCATCTTGATGATCAACGTTTGCAGCAACTGGCCAACGATCCGTTCTGGCTATCTTTGGGCCATTACGAAGCCGGCAAAATCAGTGGCTGGCGCAGTTACGTCAGCGAGCAGAAGTTCTTTCTCGCCACCGATGGCGCGCACCACCCCGACGCCGAACTCAAGGCCACCGTTGACGCGTTGTACGCGCCGGCCAGCCTCGGCGAAAAACACGCCCAATGCGTCTACCCCGCACGTACCCGCTGGCTCAAGGATCAGTTGCACCTGACCGACCTGCCCGCCGTGGACTGCAAAGAATTCAAGCAATGGTTCAAGGACGTCGCCCCCCATAGCGCGGTGATGATCTTCCCGGCGGCCTACCTCAACAGCCCGTCGTCGATGTTTGGCCATACCTTGCTGCGCATCGACCAGGCCGATGTGCAGAGAGACAAGACCGCCCTGCTCAGCTACGCGATCAACTTCGGTGCCTATATCGAAGGCTCGGACAACAGCATCCTCTACGCCTGGAAAGGCCTGATGGGCGGCTACCCCGGCCTGTTCGCGCTGGTGCCGTACCAGGAAAAACTCTCCGAATACCGCAGCCTGGAGAACCGCGACCTGTGGGAATACCGCCTCAACCTCACGCAGGTCGAGACCGAGCGCATGGTCGAGCACGTGTGGGAGCTCAAGCAGATCAAGTTCGACTATTTCTTCTTCGACGAAAACTGCTCCTATCGCCTGCTGGAACTGCTGCAAGTGGCGCGCCCCGGCCTGCGCCTGACCGAACAGTTCCCGCTGACCGCGATCCCCACCGACACCGTAAAAGCCGTCAAGGATGCCGGCCTGGTTGAAAAGATCGACTATCGGCCTTCCCGCGAACGCGAGTTGCTGGAGCGTGCCAAGCCGCTGGACAGCGATGAACAGCAATGGGTACTGAAAGTCAGCGATGACCAGAAGCAATTGCAAGAGCCGGCGTTCAAGGCCCTCGCCAAAGACCGCCAGGCCCTGATCATCGACGCCGCCTACCGCCTCGGCCGTTATCGCGCCAACGGCCTGGAACGCGACCCTGCCCGCTCCCAACGCAGCTTCGAACTGCTGCGCGCGATCAACCAGAACCCCGCGCCCGACCTCAAGATCACCCCGCCCGGCCTGCCGGAAAACGGCCATGAATCGCGCACCTGGCAAGCCGGCATCGGCACCCGGGGCGACAAGGCCTTTGGTGAATACGGCCTGCGCATGGCCTACCACGACCTCAACGACAACGCCGAAGGCTTCCCCCTCGGCGCACAGATCGAAATCCTGCAAATGAAACTGCGCCAGTACGAAAGCAACCACTGGCAATTGCAGCAACTGGACCTGGCCACCATCCGCTCCCTGACCCCGCGCAACGCCCTGTTGCAACCGCTGTCATGGCAAGTCACTGGCGGCCTGGAGCGCGTCCCCGGCAAACACGACGACGAAACCCTGGTCGCCCACGTCAACGGCGGCGCCGGCGGCACCTGGCAACTGCGCGACGACATGCTCGGCTTCGCCCTCGGCACCGTGCGCGTGGAACACAACAATGACTTCAACGAAGCCATCTCACCCGCGGCCGGGTTTAACACCGGTGTGCTGTGGAGGAATCCGCTGGGCAACTTGAGCCTGGAGGCCAAAGGGGATTTTTTCACCAATGGTGAAGTGCGCCGCAGCCTCAGCCTGAACCAACAGTGGGAACTGTCGCGCAACCTGGGTGTGCGCTTGAGTGCGCAGCGTGAGTACAGCCACCTGTCGACGCCGGTGAATGAAGTGATGCTGGAAGTGAAGTGGTATCACTACTAA